CCGTTCAAGGAAAAGAAATTCTCGAAAAAAGTCAGCTACGTCTATCGGATCCCAGGCAAGGACCTCATGCTGATCGCGGGGTTCTTCGAATAGGCGAGGGAGAATCGCGCGGGTTCAAGCCCGCTTTCACCCGCATATATCAACGCAGGAATTTCCGAAAGGGAATCCGGCTTCGCGCCAGGTTCCCTTTTCCGCATTTGACAACCCCCCAATTCTCCGAATGGATTCAATGCGCCGGTTAACCGAAACTCGTCTCGGCATAACTGCACCGCCATAAACAAATACTACCATTGCAGTATTAATGTTGTCCGGATGGCCTACTCATGCAATAATACTTCCATAGTGGTATTTATGGCAGCCGAGGAGTCCCCCATGGCCAGAACCGTCATCCCACTTCCGATCCCTGCCCCCCAGCAGTTGCTGGATGCCGAAACCTTGGGGAAATTTGTCCGCGCCCGCAGGACCCGGAGCGGCATGGGCATCCACGAGGCCGCGGCATTCTGCGGCGTGTCCGTAAGCACCATGACGAAGCTGGAAACAGCCGGCGGCGATGTGCGCCTGAGCACGGTTCTGAAGGTCTGCCGGATGCTGGGCGTCACTCTCAACATCAAGGCAGGGGCGGGCGAATGAGCGAGACACTGCAGGTTGCTCTCAATCGCGTGCCGCTTGGGCAACTCCTGTTCGACGGGGCTACCGACAAGTATCTTCTCACCTATCTGCAGACTTGGCTGGATTCCGATGGGTATCCGATTTCGCCACACCTGAAACCGGATGCCGCTCCGCCGGAATCGGTCAGGCGCTTTCTGGCGAATCTGCTGCCGGAGGGACGCTGGCTGGACGAATTATCGCTGAACCGGCAGATTTCCAAAACAAACATATTCGGCCTCGTTGCCGCCATCGGGGTGGAGACCACCGGCGCGCTGACCTTCCAGCCGTCCGACCAGGGTGCGACGTCGATTCCCACCACGTTTCGACCGGTGCCTCCCGAGGAACTGACGGAACGGATTCGCCGGCGGCGGGACATCTCCATCGCCCTTTGGGACGGGAAGCCGCGCCTGTCGGTGGCCGGTGTGCAGGACAAGCTGCCGGTTCTGATCATGCCGGACGGACGGATGGGATTCGGTGAAGGGGATCTGGCCTCGACCCATGTACTCAAAATCGGCGCCAGGCCGGAGATGCACCTGGTCATCAACGAATACCTCTGCATGGAACTCGCCCGCAGGATGAAGCTGCCGGTGGCGGAAGTACGGATTGCCCGTCTTGGCGAACCGGTGCTGGTGGTGAAGCGGTTTGACCGCCGGTGGGCAAAGGAGGGTATGGTCGATCGGCTGCACCTGATCGACGGCTGCCAGATGCTGGACCTGCCGCCGATCTACAAGTATGAGCGCCCCTTCGGCAAAGGGGGGCATGCCGCGGTGATCCGGTCGGGAGCCAGTTTGCCGTCGCTCTTCTCTGCCTGCGGCAGGTGCACGGTTCCAGCCGCGGCGGCGAGGGATCTGCTGAACTGGGTTCTGTTTCAACTGCTGATCGGCAACAGCGATGCCCACGCGAAAAACCTGTCATATTTTGTGGGATCGGGCGGGATAACCATCGCTCCGGCCTACGACATGCTCTGCCTTGACATGTACGGCGGGCAGTACGACCGTGATCTGGCCCTTGCGGTGGGAGATACCTTCGAGCCGGACAAGATACGGCCGTACCAGCTTCTGGAGATGTGCGAGGCATGCAGGCTGCCGCAACGCCGGATGGCCCGCGTGCTTGCGACCATGGCACGGAATATGGTGCGTCTGCTGGGAGGGTTCACGATCGACGAGGAGTTGACCGGCGATGAGCGGATGTTCGTCGATGAACTGGTGGCCCGGCTGCTCAAGAACGCGAGTCGCTACCTCGGCTATGCCGAAGAACTGCCCGGCGGTTCGTGATGTTTTCCGCCCGGGGTCCGCTTTACGATAACTACGCGGTCCGCTCGGAGGCGATCAGCGCCGCGCCCAGGGCGCCGGTCAACTGCGGCTCGTCGGGCACGAGGAAGCGGATCCGGAACCGGTCTTCGAGCGCCTTCCGCGCGCCCGGGTTCTTCGCCACGCCGCCGGTCAGCACCGCGGGGGGGGCCATCCCGAGCCGATCCGCGAGGGCGGCGATCCGCTCCGAAATCGCGAGGTGCACGCCCCAGGCGATCTCCTCCGGCGCGGCTCCCGAGGCGATGAGGGACACCACCTCCGACTCCGCGAAGACCGTGCACGTGGAGCTCACGGAGAGCGACCGGGTGGCGAGGAGGGAGCGCTCCCCCATCCGTTCCAGGTCCATCTCGAGCGTCCTGGCCATTACCTCGAGGAACCTCCCGGTTCCCGCGGCGCACTTGTCGTTCATGGCGAAGTCGGCGACTTTTCCGTCCGGACCCAGCCGGATCACCTTGCTGTCCTGTCCGCCGATGTCGAGGACGGTGAGCGCTTCGGGGAAGAGGCGCCTCGCCCCCCGGGCGTGGCACGTGATCTCCGTGACGCGCAGGTCGGCACCCTCCGCCGATTCCCTTCCGTACCCCGTCGCGACGGTGAAGGCGATCTCCGTTTCCTTCGCCCCTGCGTTCCGGAGCGCGGCGTCGAGGGCCTGCCGGGCCGCTTTCCGAGTGGAGGCGCCGGTGGCGGTGACGGCCGACCCGACGATTGCGAGGTTCCCGTCGAGCAGGACAACGTCGGTGGAGAGGGAACCGATGTCGATCCCGGCGTAGAGCGTCA
This window of the Deltaproteobacteria bacterium CG2_30_66_27 genome carries:
- a CDS encoding 2-hydroxyglutaryl-CoA dehydratase codes for the protein MTLYAGIDIGSLSTDVVLLDGNLAIVGSAVTATGASTRKAARQALDAALRNAGAKETEIAFTVATGYGRESAEGADLRVTEITCHARGARRLFPEALTVLDIGGQDSKVIRLGPDGKVADFAMNDKCAAGTGRFLEVMARTLEMDLERMGERSLLATRSLSVSSTCTVFAESEVVSLIASGAAPEEIAWGVHLAISERIAALADRLGMAPPAVLTGGVAKNPGARKALEDRFRIRFLVPDEPQLTGALGAALIASERTA
- a CDS encoding transcriptional regulator, encoding MARTVIPLPIPAPQQLLDAETLGKFVRARRTRSGMGIHEAAAFCGVSVSTMTKLETAGGDVRLSTVLKVCRMLGVTLNIKAGAGE